A genomic window from Elaeis guineensis isolate ETL-2024a chromosome 3, EG11, whole genome shotgun sequence includes:
- the LOC140856422 gene encoding probable UDP-glucosyl transferase 73B6, which translates to MASATEEEASKLRVFFIPFFASGHIIPMTDLARLFAARPGVEPTMVLTPANAALIRPTLDRSAADGRPVRLLLYPFPSVGLPPGVENFATVTPSEAWRVGEAIDLVQDTHDQLLRHHRPDAVIVDIYFGWNTTIAADLGIPRIIFHAIGVFPSLAMNNLHKIRYKIQEAENGSEPIAVPDFPGPPIKIPKSELPGFLHSPDPLTEQWDRLKELQMESYGVVVNTFHELEPEYCDHFQKVDCKRAWFVGPVALSYGEGAAERGGGGMGAEGENQCLRWLDTKEEGSVVFVCFGSWCHFTAEQLREMAVGLEASGKAFLWAVRGTTEDAAKTEEWMPEGWEERVGERGLVVRGWAPQVAILEHKAVGAFLTHCGWNSVLEAAAAGVPMLTWPLVFEQFINERLVVEVMGVGKRVWDGFQSTLAEEKVVVPGEAIGRAVSGFMEPGADGESARRRAKEYAAMASAAVVEGGSAHRDLCGLIDELVAKKKDRKKAVQGR; encoded by the coding sequence ATGGCTTCAGCTACGGAGGAAGAAGCAAGCAAGCTCCGGGTTTTCTTCATCCCCTTCTTCGCCTCGGGACACATTATCCCCATGACCGACCTCGCCCGCCTCTTTGCCGCTCGCCCTGGCGTGGAGCCCACCATGGTCCTCACCCCCGCCAACGCTGCCCTCATCCGCCCCACCCTCGACCGCTCcgccgccgacggccgccccgTCCGCCTCCTCCTCTATCCATTCCCTTCCGTCGGCCTGCCCCCGGGCGTCGAAAACTTCGCCACCGTAACCCCTTCCGAGGCCTGGCGCGTCGGTGAGGCCATCGACCTGGTCCAAGACACCCACGACCAGCTCCTACGCCATCACCGCCCCGACGCCGTCATCGTCGACATCTACTTCGGGTGGAACACCACCATCGCCGCCGACCTCGGCATCCCCCGTATCATCTTCCACGCCATCGGCGTCTTCCCCTCCTTAGCCATGAACAACCTTCACAAGATTCGATACAAGATTCAAGAAGCCGAGAACGGAAGCGAACCGATCGCGGTCCCTGACTTCCCGGGCCCACCGATCAAGATACCCAAGTCGGAGCTGCCGGGGTTCCTCCACTCGCCGGACCCCCTCACGGAACAGTGGGACCGGTTGAAGGAGTTGCAGATGGAAAGCTACGGCGTGGTGGTGAACACCTTCCACGAGCTTGAGCCCGAGTATTGCGACCACTTCCAGAAGGTGGACTGCAAGCGGGCTTGGTTCGTGGGTCCCGTCGCGCTGTCCTACGGGGAGGGCGCCGCGGAGCGGGGCGGCGGGGGGATGGGGGCGGAGGGCGAAAACCAGTGCCTCAGGTGGCTGGACACCAAGGAAGAGGGTTCGGTGGTGTTCGTTTGCTTCGGGAGCTGGTGCCACTTCACGGCGGAGCAGCTCCGGGAGATGGCGGTGGGGCTGGAGGCGTCGGGAAAGGCGTTCCTCTGGGCGGTGAGGGGAACCACCGAGGATGCCGCCAAGACGGAAGAGTGGATGCCGGAGGGGTGGGAGGAGAGGGTGGGAGAGAGGGGACTGGTGGTGAGAGGCTGGGCCCCGCAGGTGGCGATTCTCGAGCACAAGGCGGTGGGGGCCTTCCTGACCCATTGCGGATGGAACTCCGTGCTGGAGGCGGCGGCCGCCGGTGTGCCGATGCTGACATGGCCGCTGGTCTTCGAGCAGTTCATCAACGAGCGTCTGGTGGTGGAGGTGATGGGGGTGGGGAAGAGGGTCTGGGACGGGTTCCAGAGCACGCTGGCGGAGGAGAAGGTGGTGGTGCCTGGGGAGGCGATCGGGAGGGCGGTGTCCGGATTCATGGAGCCAGGCGCCGACGGGGAGAGCGCGAGGAGGCGGGCCAAGGAGTACGCAGCGATGGCGAGTGCAGCGGTTGTGGAGGGCGGGTCGGCCCACCGTGATCTCTGCGGCCTGATCGACGAGCTCGTGGCGAAGAAGAAGGACCGGAAGAAGGCGGTGCAAGGGCGGTAG